The following proteins come from a genomic window of Pedobacter faecalis:
- a CDS encoding peptidylprolyl isomerase, with product MIGLASGVCKRLMLTAALLFAFAFGVQAQQKLVRLKTTKGDIVLMLYDKTPRHRDMFLREISTGTYRSAAFNRVIKDFVSQAGELDDSILTREQKHPELGRKRLPAEFVDSYIHKAGALGAGRDDNPEKASYFNQIYLVAGKKFTDLQLDELEKKTGRRLSAAAREIYKTRGGTPHLDGGYTVFGEVVSGMDVASLINGVQTDTSDVPLVPVIFKAEVLSKAEANRLKRRLATPITHK from the coding sequence ATGATTGGACTTGCTTCGGGTGTTTGTAAGCGTTTGATGCTGACGGCTGCGCTCTTATTTGCTTTTGCCTTCGGTGTTCAGGCTCAGCAAAAGTTGGTAAGGCTTAAAACGACGAAAGGGGATATCGTACTGATGTTGTACGATAAGACGCCGCGACATCGGGACATGTTTCTACGGGAGATCAGCACGGGGACTTATCGCAGCGCAGCATTTAATAGGGTAATCAAAGATTTTGTGAGCCAGGCAGGCGAGTTGGACGATAGTATTTTGACCCGCGAGCAGAAGCATCCTGAGCTCGGCCGCAAAAGATTACCCGCAGAATTCGTCGATTCGTATATTCATAAAGCGGGTGCTTTGGGTGCGGGTCGCGACGACAATCCGGAGAAAGCTTCATATTTTAATCAGATCTATCTGGTGGCAGGGAAAAAGTTTACAGATCTGCAGCTGGACGAGTTGGAGAAGAAGACAGGCAGGCGGCTGTCAGCTGCTGCCAGGGAAATATATAAAACGAGGGGCGGCACGCCTCATCTAGACGGCGGGTATACGGTGTTTGGGGAGGTTGTTTCGGGTATGGATGTGGCCAGTCTGATCAATGGTGTACAAACCGATACCAGCGATGTCCCTTTAGTACCGGTGATATTTAAGGCGGAGGTTCTGTCAAAGGCCGAGGCCAATCGGTTGAAAAGGCGTCTGGCTACTCCAATAACGCACAAATAG
- a CDS encoding S41 family peptidase, with protein MKRLLFVVALLSAAVSVVAQDNPLWLRYPAISPDGSQIAFGYKGDIYLVSSGGGQAVPLTLNEAHDMMPVWSRDGKTLAFASNRYGNFDVYTVPVTGGSPQRLTFHSSNDYPYDFTADGKSVVFGSSRNGNAESARFHSPRVFQNLYSVKLGGGRPVLISAAGMEYARFNRDGSKLVFEDKKGFEDAWRKHHTSSVTRDIWVMDVKANTYKQVSTFEGEDRNPVFSADDSMIYFLSEKNGNQNIYSTPASGAASYTQLTQFKDNPVRHLTRASDNTLCFSQNGEIYLLKNGQTAKVQIRILNDGRDNLVKTMPVNGDITEFALSPNGKEIAFVTRGEVFVTSVENGQTKQITKTPQQERMVTWAPDGKAIIYSTERNKSWDVYRSVIVQKDEPYFYAATVIRDEPLIEGVTEQYQPEISPDGKEIAYVENRNVLRVFNIKSKSSRTLLPAGHNYSYSDGDWSFQWSPDGKYILTDDENGYMSRSNIAIIKADGSGERLYPVNSGFGEAMGKWALNGKMMTWASSRYGRKSLAIQGNREMDIFGVFFDQAAYDQANMTKADYELFKERQQRERIAPKDSLPAKSKAKKTDTAKKGFVPDFNNLENRRVKLTINSSSLGGYVLNADASKLYYLSAFESGYDLWVTDTRSRETKILAKLSGSPSGIEMSKDGKSLFVANRGKLVKVESESGRVTPIGINGDVALDAAAERSYIFEHAWRQTKAKFYDPKLHGVDWDMYYTTYARFLPHISNNFDFQEFLSELLGELNASHTGGRFSPAIPNADETAALGLLYDETSTSDGLKITEVIAGGPLATNTSKVKAGHVLEAIDQTTLSTDLDWAKLLNNKKGQNVLLSFYDPASKQRWTERIRPIGIADENSLMYKRWVARMEKMVDKLSGGKVGYVHVEGMNDASFREVFDVVMGKNIEKEALIVDTRFNGGGWLHDDLNTFLSGKKYLEFAPQGNRLKGGEPNVRWTKPSCVVMNEANYSDAFIFPYIYKQNGIGKLIGMPVAGTGTAVWWERQIDPTLIFGIPMIGTIGKEGRTTENLQVEPDIRVPVSYEDYLRGKDTQIEVAVKEMLNAASR; from the coding sequence ATGAAAAGACTTCTTTTTGTCGTTGCGCTGCTCAGCGCAGCAGTTTCAGTAGTTGCGCAGGACAATCCGCTTTGGCTGCGCTATCCCGCAATTTCGCCCGATGGCAGCCAGATTGCATTCGGTTATAAAGGCGATATCTACCTGGTTAGCAGTGGTGGTGGACAAGCCGTGCCGCTGACCTTGAACGAGGCGCACGATATGATGCCGGTGTGGAGTCGCGATGGGAAGACCCTGGCTTTTGCGAGCAACCGCTACGGCAACTTTGATGTTTATACGGTGCCTGTTACGGGTGGAAGTCCCCAACGTTTGACATTCCACAGCAGTAATGACTACCCCTACGATTTTACCGCCGATGGCAAGAGTGTCGTGTTTGGCAGTTCCCGAAACGGCAACGCCGAAAGCGCACGCTTTCATAGTCCGCGCGTATTCCAGAACCTGTATTCGGTTAAGCTAGGCGGTGGCCGCCCGGTGCTGATCAGCGCCGCCGGTATGGAGTATGCACGGTTTAACCGCGATGGCAGTAAGCTTGTTTTTGAAGATAAAAAGGGATTTGAAGATGCCTGGCGCAAACATCATACCTCATCGGTAACCCGCGATATCTGGGTCATGGATGTCAAGGCGAATACCTATAAGCAGGTGTCGACCTTTGAGGGGGAAGACCGTAACCCGGTTTTTAGTGCCGACGACAGCATGATCTATTTTTTAAGTGAAAAGAACGGTAACCAGAATATATACAGTACACCGGCATCGGGGGCTGCAAGTTACACTCAGCTCACTCAGTTTAAAGATAACCCGGTAAGGCACCTGACCCGCGCTTCGGACAATACGCTTTGTTTCTCACAAAACGGCGAGATCTATCTTTTGAAAAACGGTCAGACAGCGAAAGTCCAGATCAGGATCTTGAACGACGGTCGCGATAATCTGGTTAAAACGATGCCGGTAAATGGCGACATTACGGAGTTCGCCTTGAGCCCCAATGGAAAGGAGATTGCTTTTGTAACCCGGGGCGAGGTGTTTGTGACGAGCGTAGAGAACGGTCAGACCAAGCAGATCACGAAAACGCCGCAGCAGGAGCGCATGGTAACCTGGGCGCCTGATGGCAAGGCTATTATTTACTCGACCGAGCGAAATAAAAGCTGGGACGTATACCGCAGTGTAATTGTGCAGAAAGACGAACCTTATTTCTATGCGGCTACGGTAATCCGCGACGAACCGCTTATTGAGGGTGTAACGGAGCAGTATCAGCCGGAGATTTCACCCGATGGTAAGGAGATTGCCTATGTGGAGAACAGAAATGTGCTGCGGGTATTCAACATCAAATCTAAGAGCAGTCGCACGCTGCTTCCTGCAGGGCATAATTATTCGTATAGTGACGGCGACTGGAGTTTCCAGTGGAGCCCGGATGGTAAGTATATTCTGACCGACGATGAGAACGGCTATATGTCGAGAAGTAATATTGCGATAATTAAGGCCGACGGATCGGGTGAAAGGTTATATCCGGTCAACAGCGGATTTGGTGAGGCTATGGGCAAGTGGGCGCTGAATGGCAAGATGATGACCTGGGCGAGCAGTCGCTACGGGCGGAAGTCGCTCGCCATACAGGGCAACCGCGAGATGGATATATTTGGCGTGTTCTTCGATCAGGCGGCTTACGATCAGGCCAACATGACCAAGGCAGATTATGAGCTTTTTAAAGAGCGTCAGCAAAGGGAGCGCATAGCGCCGAAGGATAGTCTCCCGGCCAAGTCGAAAGCCAAAAAGACGGACACCGCCAAAAAAGGTTTTGTGCCCGACTTCAACAACCTGGAGAATCGCCGGGTTAAGCTTACCATAAACAGCAGTTCGCTTGGTGGCTATGTACTGAACGCAGATGCAAGCAAACTTTATTATTTGTCGGCCTTTGAAAGCGGTTACGACCTTTGGGTTACGGATACGCGAAGCAGGGAGACAAAGATTCTGGCCAAACTATCGGGCTCGCCCAGCGGAATTGAGATGAGTAAGGATGGCAAGAGCTTGTTTGTGGCCAACAGAGGTAAGCTGGTGAAGGTGGAGAGTGAGAGTGGCCGGGTAACGCCAATTGGTATCAATGGCGATGTGGCGCTGGACGCTGCTGCTGAGCGAAGCTATATTTTTGAACATGCATGGCGGCAAACCAAGGCGAAGTTTTACGATCCTAAACTCCACGGGGTTGATTGGGATATGTATTACACCACATACGCCAGGTTTTTACCGCACATCAGTAATAACTTCGACTTCCAGGAGTTTTTGAGTGAGCTGCTGGGTGAACTGAACGCTTCACACACCGGTGGTCGTTTCTCGCCGGCTATCCCGAACGCCGATGAGACTGCCGCTCTGGGACTGCTTTACGACGAGACCTCAACCAGCGATGGTTTAAAGATCACAGAGGTTATTGCGGGTGGACCGCTAGCCACCAATACAAGCAAGGTGAAAGCGGGGCATGTTCTTGAGGCTATAGACCAGACTACTTTATCAACTGATCTGGACTGGGCTAAATTGCTGAACAATAAAAAAGGCCAGAACGTACTGCTAAGTTTCTATGACCCGGCCAGCAAGCAGCGGTGGACGGAACGCATCAGACCAATCGGTATTGCCGATGAAAACAGCCTGATGTATAAGCGCTGGGTAGCCCGGATGGAGAAAATGGTGGACAAGTTAAGCGGCGGCAAGGTGGGCTACGTGCATGTAGAGGGAATGAATGATGCCAGTTTCAGGGAAGTTTTTGATGTGGTAATGGGCAAAAATATAGAAAAAGAAGCGCTGATTGTCGACACCCGCTTTAACGGCGGAGGCTGGCTGCACGATGATCTCAATACGTTCTTGTCGGGCAAAAAATACCTGGAGTTTGCGCCGCAGGGCAACAGGCTTAAAGGCGGCGAACCTAATGTGCGCTGGACCAAACCGAGTTGTGTGGTGATGAACGAGGCGAATTACAGTGACGCTTTTATTTTCCCTTACATCTATAAGCAGAATGGCATCGGTAAGCTGATCGGGATGCCGGTAGCGGGTACTGGCACAGCCGTTTGGTGGGAGCGCCAGATTGATCCGACGCTTATTTTCGGAATCCCGATGATCGGTACCATCGGCAAGGAAGGCCGTACGACGGAAAACCTGCAGGTTGAGCCCGATATCCGCGTGCCGGTAAGCTACGAAGATTATCTTCGCGGAAAGGATACACAGATTGAGGTTGCTGTAAAAGAAATGCTGAACGCTGCTTCCCGATAG
- a CDS encoding MgtC/SapB family protein: MELISVFEIILRLVVAMILGAAVGFERERNEWAAGLRTHTLVSVGSALAMIVSTYGYSDVLGVEGFDVDPSRVAAQVISGVGFLGAGTILFLKQEVVKGLTTAAALWSIAAVGLACGGGMYVAAIAATFLMLFVLAGVKWLERRFLNREPVRTMSVKISAESELSVMDIETILARYNIEVRKIAIKASANGGREIVVVFSKFNSRNTLMKMMNEVYRMAGVDEVDL; this comes from the coding sequence TTGGAACTGATTTCTGTATTCGAAATTATACTGCGTTTGGTTGTGGCGATGATACTTGGCGCCGCAGTAGGTTTTGAAAGAGAGCGAAACGAATGGGCCGCCGGTTTGCGCACCCATACTTTAGTGTCGGTAGGTTCGGCCCTGGCTATGATTGTATCCACGTATGGCTACAGCGACGTGCTGGGCGTGGAAGGTTTCGATGTAGATCCTTCCCGCGTGGCGGCTCAGGTCATCAGCGGCGTCGGTTTTCTTGGCGCCGGAACTATTCTTTTCCTGAAGCAGGAAGTGGTGAAAGGACTAACCACTGCTGCTGCACTCTGGAGCATTGCGGCTGTAGGGCTGGCCTGCGGTGGGGGTATGTATGTGGCGGCCATAGCCGCTACCTTTCTGATGCTGTTTGTGCTGGCCGGTGTGAAGTGGCTCGAAAGACGTTTCCTTAACCGCGAACCCGTGCGCACAATGTCGGTAAAGATCTCTGCCGAATCAGAATTGTCCGTCATGGATATTGAAACTATTCTGGCCCGTTACAATATCGAAGTCAGGAAGATCGCCATTAAAGCCTCGGCCAACGGGGGCAGGGAAATTGTCGTTGTTTTCAGCAAGTTTAACAGCAGAAACACCCTGATGAAGATGATGAATGAAGTATACCGAATGGCCGGAGTAGATGAGGTGGATCTGTAA
- a CDS encoding glycoside hydrolase family 78 protein: MEHLENPLSVDAAKPRLGWKISSSLKNTLQTGYEIRVGTDEKGIRSGKQLVWNASVKSDQSVLVPYGGTPLKSKQRYYWQVRVKDNHGNTSSWSKVQYWQTGLQAGDWTAKWIAVPEKDTSSRSPLMRKTFDLKKRVKSATVYVTAKGLYEAYINGRRVGDSYLTPGWTSYKNHLQYQVYDVTGLLLSGANAIGVTLGDGWYKGRIGFNHQRRFYGDTRALLMQLEVAYTDGTKEVVNTDESWLSSYGPIVASDVYDGEVYDARQEKTGWRTVSYTADASWKPVRIIEKGTEQLVGMSGPTVKKHEVFKALKVFKTPAGETVADFGQNLVGWVVLKAKGPAGTKITLSHAEVLDKSGNFYTTNLRSAKAQNTYILKGDAEQSFEPHFTFQGFRYVKIEGYPGDVSPEQLTAVAVYSAMETTGKLSTSNALLNQLQHNIQWGQKGNFVDVPTDCPQRDERLGWTGDAQAFANTAAYNMDVAGFFTKWLKDLKADQHKNGNVPFVIPDVMNQNDAGATGWADASTIIPWSMYQAYGDKGILEAQFDSMKAWVDFMTSRSKDNLWNTGFHFGDWLFYRPDDDNDGRAAVTDKYMIAQCFYANSVQILINAAKVLGKPDIEGKYEDLLKKIKTAYVQEYMTPGGRLISSTQTAYVLALQFDMLPESLRAQAADRLVQNVRSYGNHLTTGFLGTPYLCHVLSRFGHTNVAYDLLMQESYPSWLYPVKMGATTIWERWDGIKPDGSFQTPNMNSYNHYAYGAIGDWMYRNMAGINQSSPGYKEIVIQPVPGGKLSSVSAELSTPYGPVASAWKIEDGLFKLRVEVPANTKATVILPAPILKSGAETGTTTTVGSGVYEFECRLNK, from the coding sequence GTGGAACATTTAGAAAACCCTTTGTCGGTAGACGCAGCCAAACCCAGACTCGGATGGAAGATTTCGTCGTCCCTGAAAAATACCTTGCAGACCGGCTATGAAATCCGGGTTGGAACTGACGAAAAAGGAATCAGGTCGGGTAAGCAGCTGGTCTGGAATGCTTCGGTAAAGTCAGATCAGTCGGTGTTGGTGCCTTATGGAGGCACGCCCCTGAAGTCGAAACAGCGTTATTACTGGCAGGTTCGCGTAAAGGATAATCACGGTAATACCTCGTCATGGAGCAAAGTGCAGTATTGGCAAACTGGTTTGCAGGCGGGCGACTGGACCGCGAAGTGGATAGCTGTACCGGAAAAGGATACTTCCTCGAGAAGTCCGCTTATGAGAAAAACATTCGATCTGAAGAAGCGTGTGAAGTCGGCCACCGTGTATGTGACGGCCAAGGGGCTTTATGAAGCATACATCAATGGTCGCAGGGTGGGCGACAGTTACCTTACGCCTGGTTGGACGAGTTATAAAAACCATTTGCAATATCAGGTTTATGACGTAACCGGATTATTGCTGTCGGGCGCCAACGCCATCGGCGTCACCCTGGGCGATGGCTGGTACAAAGGCCGGATCGGCTTTAACCATCAACGTCGCTTTTATGGAGATACCAGAGCACTGCTTATGCAGCTCGAGGTAGCGTATACCGACGGAACGAAAGAGGTTGTAAATACAGATGAAAGCTGGCTTTCGTCTTATGGTCCGATTGTGGCTTCTGATGTTTACGATGGCGAAGTTTACGACGCACGGCAGGAGAAGACAGGCTGGAGAACGGTCTCTTACACTGCAGATGCAAGTTGGAAACCCGTTCGGATTATAGAAAAGGGTACTGAGCAACTGGTCGGGATGAGTGGGCCGACCGTGAAAAAGCATGAGGTTTTTAAAGCGTTAAAGGTTTTTAAAACCCCTGCGGGAGAAACGGTGGCCGATTTCGGTCAGAACCTGGTGGGTTGGGTAGTTTTAAAAGCAAAAGGTCCCGCCGGTACCAAGATTACCCTAAGTCATGCTGAGGTGCTGGACAAGTCCGGGAATTTTTACACCACCAACCTGCGCTCGGCCAAAGCGCAGAACACGTATATTTTGAAAGGTGATGCTGAGCAATCGTTCGAACCGCATTTTACATTCCAGGGCTTCAGGTATGTGAAGATAGAAGGTTACCCGGGTGACGTATCACCGGAGCAACTCACCGCAGTTGCCGTGTACTCGGCAATGGAAACCACCGGTAAGTTAAGCACTTCAAATGCACTGCTTAACCAGTTGCAGCATAATATCCAGTGGGGGCAGAAGGGGAACTTTGTGGATGTTCCGACCGATTGTCCGCAGAGAGACGAGCGTTTGGGCTGGACTGGTGATGCGCAGGCTTTTGCAAATACTGCTGCTTATAACATGGATGTAGCTGGGTTTTTTACCAAATGGCTGAAAGACCTTAAAGCCGATCAGCATAAAAACGGTAATGTCCCTTTTGTTATTCCTGATGTGATGAACCAAAATGATGCAGGTGCTACAGGATGGGCCGACGCGAGTACAATCATTCCATGGTCGATGTATCAGGCTTATGGCGATAAAGGTATTTTGGAAGCGCAGTTTGACAGTATGAAGGCTTGGGTCGACTTTATGACATCCCGGTCGAAGGACAACCTCTGGAATACCGGATTTCACTTTGGCGACTGGCTTTTTTATCGCCCCGACGATGATAATGACGGTCGCGCTGCGGTGACAGACAAGTATATGATTGCACAATGTTTTTACGCAAACTCTGTTCAGATTCTTATTAACGCGGCAAAGGTGTTAGGTAAGCCGGATATAGAGGGCAAGTATGAGGATCTGCTTAAAAAAATTAAAACGGCCTACGTACAAGAGTATATGACCCCGGGTGGGCGATTGATTTCGTCTACCCAGACAGCTTATGTGCTTGCGCTGCAGTTTGATATGTTGCCCGAGTCGTTGCGTGCGCAGGCGGCCGACCGCCTGGTGCAGAATGTACGGAGTTATGGCAATCACCTGACCACGGGCTTTTTGGGTACACCTTATCTATGTCATGTGTTGTCGCGTTTCGGACATACGAATGTTGCTTACGACCTGCTGATGCAGGAAAGTTATCCTTCCTGGTTGTATCCGGTAAAGATGGGCGCAACAACCATTTGGGAGCGCTGGGATGGTATAAAGCCTGATGGTAGTTTCCAGACACCTAATATGAATTCGTATAACCACTATGCCTATGGTGCGATAGGCGATTGGATGTATAGAAATATGGCGGGTATCAATCAAAGTAGCCCGGGTTACAAGGAAATTGTGATTCAGCCTGTGCCGGGAGGCAAGCTGAGTAGTGTTTCGGCCGAGCTAAGCACGCCTTATGGTCCGGTCGCTTCTGCCTGGAAAATTGAGGATGGCCTGTTTAAACTTAGGGTGGAGGTACCTGCCAATACGAAGGCAACGGTTATTTTACCGGCGCCAATCCTGAAATCGGGAGCTGAAACCGGCACCACGACGACCGTAGGATCAGGTGTTTATGAGTTTGAGTGCAGACTGAATAAATAA
- a CDS encoding alkaline phosphatase PhoX, translating into MSSRRSFLKNTALVSLGFTGLNNYAAKAAMYLLDADPGAGFGPLFHREGDILSLPKGFTAKVISRKGDLMNDGLLMPGMYDGMGSFSHTNGKTILIRNHENSPGADILGPFGKDNELIHKIDKNKIYDFAGGDKTCVGGTTTLIYNEKTQTVESQYLSLVGTVRNCAGGITPWKSWITCEESSLTPKNEGLGLEKEHGFNFEVPATDRIGITSPEPIKAMGRFTHEAVAVQPGTGIVYQTEDEGDSLFYRYLPNAYGKLHNGGKLQCLSIKEWKSADTRNYKSLTTDKFPQKKSFEVEWIDLDDVEAPDGDLRLRGFKMGAARFSRGEGIWFGNGELFFACTDGGHNKHGQIFKYVPSKFEGKPEEKNSPGRLELFIESDNIETFENCDNLTIAPWGDVIICEDKKDARVIGITPEGKTYVIAKNIGYRNSEFAGPVFSPNGNTFFINIQNPGLTLAITGPWKKRR; encoded by the coding sequence ATGAGTTCAAGAAGAAGCTTTTTAAAAAATACTGCCCTGGTCAGCCTCGGTTTTACAGGATTAAACAATTATGCGGCTAAGGCAGCAATGTATCTTTTAGACGCCGATCCGGGCGCAGGCTTTGGCCCGCTTTTTCATCGCGAGGGCGACATTCTAAGTCTTCCTAAGGGTTTCACCGCCAAAGTTATCTCGCGCAAAGGAGACCTCATGAACGATGGATTGCTCATGCCAGGCATGTACGACGGTATGGGATCTTTTTCTCATACCAACGGCAAAACCATTCTGATCAGAAACCACGAAAACAGTCCGGGCGCTGATATACTAGGACCGTTCGGAAAGGACAATGAACTCATTCATAAAATTGATAAAAACAAAATATATGACTTCGCAGGCGGCGATAAAACTTGTGTTGGCGGAACCACTACGTTAATTTACAACGAAAAAACGCAGACCGTAGAAAGTCAGTACCTCAGTCTTGTAGGTACGGTCAGAAACTGTGCCGGAGGCATTACGCCCTGGAAATCCTGGATTACCTGCGAAGAGAGCAGTTTAACCCCAAAAAATGAGGGACTTGGCCTTGAAAAGGAGCACGGCTTCAATTTTGAGGTTCCGGCTACCGACCGGATCGGAATTACAAGCCCTGAACCTATCAAAGCGATGGGTCGCTTTACGCATGAAGCAGTAGCGGTTCAGCCGGGCACAGGAATCGTATACCAGACAGAAGATGAAGGAGATAGTTTGTTCTATCGCTACCTCCCCAACGCTTATGGCAAACTGCACAACGGCGGAAAATTGCAGTGCTTGTCCATCAAAGAATGGAAAAGTGCCGACACACGCAATTATAAATCGCTTACCACCGATAAATTTCCGCAAAAAAAATCCTTTGAGGTGGAATGGATCGACCTGGACGACGTTGAGGCGCCCGATGGAGACCTCAGGTTACGCGGATTTAAAATGGGTGCGGCAAGATTTTCACGCGGTGAAGGTATATGGTTTGGTAACGGCGAATTATTCTTCGCGTGTACAGACGGAGGGCACAATAAGCACGGACAAATCTTCAAATACGTTCCAAGCAAATTTGAAGGTAAGCCGGAAGAGAAAAATAGTCCGGGCAGGCTCGAGCTTTTTATTGAATCCGATAACATTGAGACCTTCGAGAATTGTGATAACTTAACCATTGCGCCTTGGGGCGACGTCATTATCTGTGAAGACAAAAAAGATGCGCGGGTAATCGGTATTACGCCAGAAGGCAAGACCTATGTTATCGCAAAAAATATAGGCTACCGCAATTCTGAATTTGCAGGACCGGTGTTTTCGCCAAACGGGAACACGTTCTTTATTAACATCCAGAATCCGGGGCTCACTTTAGCGATAACAGGCCCCTGGAAAAAACGCAGATGA
- the rocD gene encoding ornithine--oxo-acid transaminase, producing the protein MNTSLQSPKSEKFIHLEEEYGAHNYHPLPVVLERGSGPFLWDVDGKRYFDFLSAYSAVNQGHCHPRIIAALTTQAQRLTLTSRAFYNDKLGDLEQYMSKLFGYQKVLIMNSGVEAVESAMKLCRKWAYLVKGIAANQAKIVFAKDNFHGRTISVVSASSDPDARKDFGPFVEGIVQVPYNDAGALESLLKSDKNIAAFIVEPIQGEAGVVVPESDYLRTVHDLCRKYNVLYVADEIQTGIARTGNMLASYDIHSSDTPRPDVLILGKAISGGVLPVSAVLADDEVMLTIKPGEHGSTYGGNPLACAVAKEALQVVLDEKLAENAEILGNRFRAGLQEIAGRNRLIRQIRGKGLLNAIVIDSDEHSDLAWNICLEFAANGLLAKPTHGNKIRLAPPLVISTEQINEALAIIDKSLASFV; encoded by the coding sequence ATGAACACCAGTCTGCAGTCCCCAAAAAGTGAAAAGTTCATCCACCTCGAAGAAGAATACGGCGCACATAATTATCACCCCTTACCGGTGGTGCTCGAGCGTGGCAGCGGACCATTTCTGTGGGATGTAGACGGAAAAAGATATTTTGATTTCCTGTCGGCTTATTCCGCGGTAAACCAGGGGCATTGCCACCCGCGTATTATTGCAGCGCTTACCACGCAGGCGCAGCGGCTAACATTAACGTCACGCGCCTTTTACAACGATAAACTGGGCGATCTGGAGCAATACATGAGCAAACTTTTTGGCTACCAGAAGGTGCTCATTATGAATTCAGGAGTAGAAGCCGTAGAGAGCGCCATGAAGTTATGCCGCAAATGGGCCTACCTTGTAAAAGGCATAGCGGCAAACCAGGCCAAAATTGTTTTTGCAAAAGATAACTTTCACGGGCGTACCATCAGCGTCGTTTCGGCATCCAGCGATCCGGATGCACGAAAAGATTTTGGCCCATTTGTAGAAGGGATTGTCCAAGTGCCTTATAACGATGCAGGGGCATTGGAATCATTACTTAAGTCCGATAAAAATATAGCCGCCTTCATTGTAGAACCCATACAGGGCGAGGCCGGCGTTGTGGTACCTGAGTCAGACTACCTGAGGACTGTGCACGATCTGTGCAGAAAATACAATGTGCTGTACGTAGCCGACGAGATACAAACCGGCATTGCACGGACCGGCAATATGCTGGCATCTTATGATATTCACAGCAGCGATACCCCCAGGCCTGACGTACTCATCCTCGGAAAAGCCATTTCGGGCGGTGTATTACCTGTTTCGGCCGTTCTGGCTGATGATGAAGTGATGCTGACCATTAAGCCAGGCGAGCATGGCTCTACATATGGCGGCAATCCACTTGCATGCGCAGTGGCTAAAGAAGCGCTGCAGGTCGTATTAGATGAAAAGCTGGCTGAAAATGCAGAGATACTTGGAAACCGGTTCCGTGCCGGACTTCAGGAAATAGCCGGGCGAAATCGACTTATCAGACAGATCCGCGGCAAGGGACTGCTCAACGCTATTGTTATCGATAGTGATGAGCACTCAGACCTGGCCTGGAATATATGCCTCGAGTTTGCAGCGAACGGCCTTCTGGCCAAACCTACCCATGGCAACAAGATCAGGCTGGCCCCGCCACTGGTGATCAGTACCGAACAGATCAACGAAGCACTGGCGATCATAGATAAGTCGCTCGCCAGCTTCGTATAA
- a CDS encoding DUF6266 family protein, with protein sequence MARLKQGYMGPFIGKLGTAVGYILNGEGIIRSLPRVNEHREFSEKELANQQAFTVLQYWLRPLKLFLRVGFKNYAPKFEGFSAAKSYNSSRAIAGAYPDYFIDPSAAFVSYGHLEPSTEAAAVVQEPGKILLTWSGGDYINGEKMMFVLYDTEAGEALTDTGAAFRAKGRYEVDLEGRYSGRKFQVYIAFVTSDQSNQSTSQYLGEVTVL encoded by the coding sequence ATGGCTAGATTAAAACAGGGCTACATGGGCCCTTTCATTGGCAAACTTGGTACCGCCGTTGGTTATATACTAAACGGTGAAGGTATCATCCGCTCCTTGCCCCGGGTAAATGAGCATAGGGAATTTTCGGAAAAGGAGCTGGCAAACCAGCAGGCGTTTACAGTGCTTCAGTATTGGTTGCGACCGCTAAAGTTGTTTCTGCGCGTAGGATTTAAAAATTATGCTCCCAAGTTCGAAGGGTTTAGCGCAGCTAAATCTTATAACAGTTCCAGAGCTATCGCCGGCGCCTATCCCGACTATTTTATCGATCCTTCTGCAGCTTTTGTTAGCTACGGGCATCTGGAGCCATCAACCGAAGCAGCGGCGGTAGTACAGGAGCCCGGCAAGATTTTGCTCACCTGGAGCGGTGGAGATTACATCAACGGTGAGAAGATGATGTTTGTGCTTTACGATACGGAGGCTGGCGAAGCACTGACAGACACCGGTGCGGCTTTTCGTGCTAAGGGGCGTTACGAGGTTGACCTGGAGGGACGATATTCCGGCAGGAAATTCCAGGTTTATATTGCTTTTGTAACCAGTGATCAGAGTAACCAGAGCACGAGTCAGTATTTAGGTGAAGTTACTGTCTTATAA